One Sporomusaceae bacterium ACPt DNA window includes the following coding sequences:
- the ribF gene encoding Bifunctional riboflavin kinase/FMN adenylyltransferase: MKVFTRIENLQQYPCIYMALGTFDGIHLGHQEIISRTVSQAKNENCISAVFTFSNHPLAVIDAERCPPLIITNQEKVDLIAGLGVDILFNIAFTPGFLQLTPERFVEMLVSNLNLKHVIVGENFTFGYRGAGTPSVLTTAGTKHGFTVDVVNMVGVKGIVVSSTAIRQLIADGAVKQASDLLGRPAAITGKIIKGDQRGRKLGFPTANLAIPAGLLVPADGVYAVYAIDEAGVKYKGVANIGNNPTFIRQTRRIEVHILDFDRSIYGQILKVQFIDRIRGEIAFASVEQLRQQMAADIEFARKRYFHC, from the coding sequence ATGAAAGTTTTTACCCGGATAGAAAACCTGCAGCAGTATCCGTGCATTTATATGGCCTTAGGAACTTTTGACGGCATTCATTTAGGACATCAGGAAATTATTTCGCGGACTGTTAGTCAGGCAAAAAATGAAAACTGTATTAGCGCTGTGTTTACTTTTAGCAATCATCCACTTGCTGTTATTGATGCTGAACGCTGTCCACCTCTAATAATAACGAATCAGGAGAAAGTCGATTTAATTGCAGGGCTTGGCGTAGACATATTATTTAATATTGCGTTTACTCCTGGATTCTTACAGTTAACTCCCGAACGGTTTGTTGAAATGCTAGTTAGTAATCTTAATCTGAAGCATGTTATAGTTGGCGAAAACTTTACCTTTGGTTACCGGGGGGCGGGCACTCCTTCGGTATTAACAACTGCCGGTACTAAGCATGGATTTACTGTTGATGTGGTAAATATGGTGGGGGTGAAGGGGATTGTTGTAAGCAGTACGGCCATTAGGCAACTTATTGCTGATGGTGCTGTCAAACAGGCATCAGATCTGCTTGGACGGCCTGCCGCCATTACCGGAAAAATTATCAAAGGCGACCAGCGGGGACGCAAACTAGGTTTTCCTACTGCAAATCTGGCAATTCCTGCAGGTCTTTTGGTTCCAGCTGACGGCGTTTATGCTGTATATGCCATTGATGAAGCCGGAGTCAAGTATAAGGGGGTTGCTAACATTGGTAACAATCCGACATTTATTAGGCAAACACGACGCATTGAGGTGCATATCTTAGATTTTGACCGAAGTATTTACGGACAGATATTAAAAGTACAATTTATCGACCGTATTCGCGGTGAGATAGCGTTTGCCAGTGTAGAGCAACTACGGCAACAGATGGCTGCTGATATCGAATTTGCTCGGAAACGCTATTTTCACTGCTAA
- the rpsO gene encoding 30S ribosomal protein S15 produces the protein MLTPENKQKLIEKYRVHANDTGSPEVQIAILTERINYLTEHLREHKKDHHSRRGLLKMVGQRRGLLNYLRENDIERYRSILEKLNLRK, from the coding sequence GTGTTGACGCCTGAAAATAAGCAAAAACTTATTGAAAAATATCGTGTACATGCAAATGATACCGGGTCTCCTGAAGTTCAGATTGCTATTTTAACTGAACGTATCAACTACTTGACCGAGCATTTAAGAGAGCATAAAAAAGATCACCACTCCCGCCGGGGACTGTTAAAAATGGTTGGTCAACGCAGAGGTCTTTTGAACTATCTGCGTGAAAACGATATTGAACGCTACCGTTCAATTCTGGAAAAACTTAACTTAAGAAAGTAA
- the pnp_2 gene encoding Polyribonucleotide nucleotidyltransferase has product MEKFQMELGGRTLVIESGKMAKQANGAVLVRYGDTAVLVTATQSAEPRLGIDFFPLTVDYEERLYSVGKIPGGFIKREGRPSEAAILAGRLIDRPIRPLFADGLRNDVHIVATVLSVDQNNPPDIPAMIGASCALGISDIVFNGPIGGVRVGLIDNQFILNPTVDQQEKSDLNLAVAGTKDAILMVEAGANELPEETMLEAILFGHDVIKKIVAFQEDIIAQIGKPKKEKPLYEIPADIDAAVREYITDKLKAAVSNPDKLEREENIKKVKDEATEYFLAIYPDNEKDIGNMIQKILKEIVRKMITVDKIRPDGRQIEEVRPITCEVGLFARTHGSGLFTRGQTQVLTVTTLGAIGDEQILDGLGVEESKRYMHHYNFPSFSVGETRPSRGPGRREIGHGALAERALLPVIPSEADFPYTIRLVSEVLESNGSTSMASVCGSTLSLMDAGVPIKAPVSGVAMGLVKDGDNYTILTDIQGMEDALGDMDFKVAGTAHGVTAMQMDMKISGITKEIFEDALAQAKRGRMHIMGKMLEVINEPRKELSPYAPRIITMEIDPDKIRDVIGPGGKTIKKIIEETGVTIDIEDDGKVFIAAVDVEAGQKAVRIIETLVRDVEVGGIYMGKVTRLMNFGAFVEILPGKEGLVHISQLARERVAKVEDVVKPGDEIMVKVTEIDRQGRINLSRKELLKAEPREPRTEGGDQ; this is encoded by the coding sequence ATGGAAAAATTCCAGATGGAGCTAGGTGGCCGGACCTTGGTCATTGAATCAGGCAAAATGGCCAAGCAAGCCAATGGCGCCGTGTTGGTACGCTATGGCGATACCGCTGTTCTGGTAACTGCGACTCAATCGGCTGAGCCCCGGTTGGGTATCGACTTTTTTCCCTTAACAGTCGATTATGAAGAACGCTTATATTCGGTAGGGAAAATTCCGGGTGGATTTATCAAACGAGAGGGACGTCCGAGTGAAGCGGCTATTTTAGCTGGTCGTTTAATCGACCGGCCTATTCGTCCGCTATTTGCCGATGGTCTGCGAAATGATGTTCACATTGTGGCTACCGTATTGTCGGTTGACCAGAATAATCCGCCTGACATTCCGGCTATGATTGGCGCGTCGTGTGCTTTGGGGATTTCGGATATCGTCTTTAATGGACCAATTGGCGGAGTTCGCGTTGGTCTTATTGATAATCAATTTATCTTAAATCCTACTGTTGATCAACAAGAAAAAAGCGACCTCAATCTGGCTGTAGCTGGTACAAAAGATGCTATTTTGATGGTTGAAGCAGGAGCAAATGAATTGCCTGAGGAAACCATGCTAGAAGCTATTTTGTTTGGTCATGATGTTATTAAGAAAATTGTGGCTTTTCAGGAAGACATCATTGCTCAAATTGGCAAACCCAAAAAAGAGAAGCCACTTTACGAAATTCCGGCCGACATCGACGCTGCTGTGCGTGAATACATAACTGATAAACTAAAGGCAGCTGTATCTAACCCGGACAAACTTGAGCGCGAAGAAAACATTAAAAAGGTGAAAGACGAAGCCACAGAGTATTTTCTGGCCATTTATCCTGATAACGAAAAAGATATTGGCAACATGATTCAAAAGATTCTTAAGGAAATTGTCCGGAAAATGATTACCGTGGATAAAATTCGCCCAGATGGTCGCCAGATTGAAGAAGTGCGTCCCATTACCTGTGAAGTCGGACTCTTTGCCCGTACTCATGGTTCAGGACTGTTTACGCGTGGACAGACCCAGGTGCTTACTGTCACTACATTAGGCGCTATTGGTGATGAACAGATTCTTGACGGCCTTGGGGTTGAAGAATCTAAACGGTATATGCATCATTACAACTTCCCTTCGTTCAGTGTGGGTGAGACTAGGCCGTCCCGTGGCCCTGGGCGCCGTGAAATTGGCCATGGAGCTTTGGCTGAACGGGCGCTCTTACCTGTAATTCCTTCCGAAGCCGATTTTCCGTATACCATTCGGTTAGTTTCGGAAGTATTAGAATCCAATGGCTCAACTTCAATGGCCAGCGTATGCGGCAGTACATTGTCATTGATGGATGCCGGTGTACCAATAAAAGCGCCGGTGTCAGGTGTAGCTATGGGGTTGGTAAAAGACGGTGATAACTATACCATCCTGACTGACATTCAGGGTATGGAAGACGCTCTCGGCGATATGGATTTTAAAGTTGCTGGTACTGCTCATGGCGTGACGGCTATGCAGATGGATATGAAGATATCGGGTATCACCAAAGAAATTTTTGAAGATGCTTTGGCACAGGCCAAACGCGGTCGGATGCACATTATGGGCAAAATGCTTGAAGTTATTAACGAGCCGAGAAAAGAACTGTCGCCTTATGCGCCCCGTATTATTACGATGGAAATTGACCCGGATAAAATCCGCGATGTTATTGGCCCCGGTGGCAAGACCATCAAAAAAATTATTGAAGAAACCGGTGTTACCATTGATATTGAGGATGATGGCAAAGTATTTATTGCTGCCGTTGATGTCGAAGCCGGGCAAAAGGCAGTCCGCATTATTGAAACTCTGGTGCGTGATGTTGAAGTTGGCGGTATCTACATGGGGAAAGTTACCCGATTGATGAATTTTGGCGCGTTCGTGGAAATTCTTCCTGGCAAGGAAGGACTTGTACATATTTCGCAATTGGCACGGGAACGAGTTGCTAAAGTTGAAGATGTCGTTAAACCTGGTGATGAAATCATGGTAAAAGTGACTGAGATTGACCGTCAGGGACGCATTAATTTATCACGCAAAGAATTGTTAAAAGCCGAGCCACGGGAGCCTCGTACTGAAGGCGGCGATCAATAG
- a CDS encoding Peptidoglycan-N-acetylglucosamine deacetylase, producing the protein MQCKVVVVSKIRRWYVYFAVGVFMTVAMLSGNLQPLVVITQSLSVPPPVFHGNSAQPKVALACNVFWGEEYLPDMLKTLDEHNTHITFFIGGSWANKYPEMLKDLANRGHELGNHTYSHPHPNNLSKEKNKEQILRTEELVANITGIKTNLYAPPYGEYNNTVLLAAQELNYTTIMWSIDTVDWKRPPPEVLKERVLKKLHNGAIILMHPTAPTARALPGLLTDIQNRGYTITTVSDILK; encoded by the coding sequence ATGCAGTGCAAAGTGGTAGTCGTAAGCAAAATTCGCCGCTGGTATGTATATTTTGCTGTTGGTGTATTTATGACTGTAGCTATGCTGTCAGGCAATCTCCAGCCACTGGTCGTTATTACACAGTCGCTGTCAGTGCCGCCGCCGGTTTTCCATGGTAATTCGGCGCAGCCCAAAGTTGCTCTAGCGTGTAATGTGTTTTGGGGGGAGGAGTATCTTCCGGACATGCTTAAAACCTTAGATGAGCATAACACGCACATCACTTTTTTTATTGGCGGCAGCTGGGCAAATAAATATCCGGAAATGCTTAAAGACTTAGCCAATCGAGGACATGAACTGGGTAATCATACTTATAGCCATCCGCATCCAAACAATTTGAGCAAAGAAAAAAATAAGGAACAGATATTGCGCACAGAAGAACTGGTAGCTAATATTACCGGAATAAAAACTAACTTATATGCTCCGCCTTACGGCGAGTACAATAATACTGTATTGCTGGCTGCCCAGGAACTAAACTATACTACCATTATGTGGAGTATCGATACTGTTGACTGGAAACGGCCACCGCCGGAAGTGCTAAAAGAACGGGTGCTGAAAAAACTTCATAATGGCGCAATTATTCTAATGCACCCGACAGCGCCAACTGCCCGGGCTTTGCCCGGACTATTGACAGATATACAAAACAGAGGATATACAATTACTACGGTATCTGATATACTTAAATAA
- a CDS encoding putative zinc protease produces the protein MYQKSVLPNGIRIVSETIPYVKSVTMGIWVGTGSRFEDSHNHGISHFIEHLMFKGTVKRSAKDIAETVDAIGGQLNAFTAKEYTCYYVKVLDSHTELAMDILSDMLLTSKFAEDDIERERQVVLEEFHMYEDSPDELVHDIHLDTVWPGHPLGRNILGTVDSINRFDRDLVLEYYRDFYTPDNLVIAAAGNLEHEVLVELAIRYFSGLTGIRRKLTMTAPVLNPTRTIISKDTEQVHVCLGTLSVPQDYPEIYPVHIINNILGGGISSRLFQSIREERGLAYSVYSYQNNYKDAGLLTIYAGTRPGNVNQVLELIKENLQELIKSGISEQELIKSKEQIKGSLLLGLESSSSRMSRIGKMEVTLGKFVPLDEVVSKIDRVMLNDVNQMIVRMFASENLCFTALGPVDSGSITTNFSL, from the coding sequence ATGTATCAAAAATCAGTCTTGCCTAATGGGATTCGCATCGTTTCTGAAACTATTCCCTATGTTAAATCGGTTACTATGGGGATATGGGTTGGAACAGGCTCACGTTTCGAGGACAGTCATAACCACGGTATTTCTCATTTCATTGAACATTTAATGTTCAAAGGTACTGTCAAGCGCTCGGCCAAGGATATTGCCGAGACGGTGGATGCCATTGGCGGTCAGCTCAATGCTTTTACTGCTAAAGAATATACTTGTTATTACGTGAAAGTCTTGGACTCTCATACCGAATTGGCAATGGATATTTTAAGCGATATGCTGCTAACGTCAAAGTTTGCCGAGGACGATATTGAACGTGAACGCCAGGTAGTATTGGAAGAATTTCATATGTATGAAGACTCGCCAGATGAATTAGTGCATGATATTCATCTGGATACTGTGTGGCCCGGACATCCGCTGGGACGGAATATTTTGGGGACAGTTGATTCAATAAACCGGTTTGACCGTGATTTGGTATTAGAGTATTATCGGGATTTTTATACACCTGATAACTTGGTGATTGCTGCTGCCGGTAATTTAGAGCATGAAGTTCTGGTGGAGCTGGCAATCCGTTATTTTAGTGGGCTGACAGGGATAAGACGTAAGTTAACAATGACAGCGCCAGTACTGAACCCGACCCGGACAATTATCAGCAAGGATACCGAACAGGTGCATGTATGTCTGGGTACGTTGAGTGTACCTCAGGATTATCCGGAAATTTATCCGGTGCATATTATAAATAATATTTTGGGCGGGGGGATTAGCTCCCGGCTGTTTCAGTCTATTCGGGAAGAACGAGGACTGGCATATTCGGTATATTCCTATCAAAATAACTATAAGGATGCAGGCTTACTCACAATATATGCAGGTACCCGTCCCGGCAATGTCAACCAGGTTTTAGAGCTGATTAAGGAGAACTTGCAGGAACTAATAAAGAGTGGGATAAGTGAACAAGAATTGATAAAGTCTAAAGAGCAAATAAAAGGCAGTTTGCTGCTTGGCTTGGAAAGTTCAAGCAGCCGGATGTCCCGTATTGGCAAAATGGAAGTTACTTTAGGCAAGTTTGTGCCTCTGGATGAAGTTGTAAGCAAGATTGATAGAGTTATGTTGAATGATGTCAATCAGATGATTGTCCGGATGTTTGCTTCTGAAAACTTATGCTTCACAGCCTTAGGTCCTGTTGATTCAGGTAGTATTACTACTAATTTCAGTCTTTAA
- the dut gene encoding Deoxyuridine 5'-triphosphate nucleotidohydrolase has protein sequence MARGFEIIKQYQESGIILPVRKTALSAGYDIAAGQDTILLPGKVTLVPTGLKAYMENDEYLGVHIRSGLAVRHNLSLINGQGVIDADYYNNPDNEGHILIAIFNHGTELVEITKGTRIAQGIFYKYLKADHDSAGAVRTGGLGSTGH, from the coding sequence ATGGCTAGAGGGTTTGAAATCATTAAACAGTATCAAGAGAGCGGGATTATTTTACCGGTACGTAAGACGGCGCTGAGCGCCGGATATGATATTGCTGCCGGTCAAGACACCATTTTACTTCCTGGTAAGGTTACTTTAGTACCAACAGGACTCAAAGCTTACATGGAAAATGACGAATACCTTGGTGTGCACATCCGTTCCGGTTTGGCAGTAAGGCATAATTTAAGTCTGATAAATGGCCAGGGGGTTATTGATGCTGACTATTATAACAATCCAGATAATGAGGGTCATATTTTAATTGCCATATTTAACCACGGTACGGAGCTGGTGGAAATAACTAAAGGAACTAGAATAGCTCAAGGAATTTTTTATAAATATCTGAAAGCTGACCATGATTCGGCAGGCGCGGTCCGTACCGGTGGCTTAGGCAGTACCGGACACTAG
- the ylmC_2 gene encoding putative sporulation protein YlmC codes for MRISEMTGKEVINLGDGARLGIIGECELVFDSKTGVINGLILPKRRMIFNFWGDNQISTIPWQAIRRIGDEIVIIDLNNAYERMYSR; via the coding sequence ATGCGGATAAGTGAAATGACTGGCAAGGAAGTTATCAATTTAGGCGATGGCGCCCGTTTGGGCATAATTGGCGAATGTGAGCTGGTATTTGACAGTAAAACCGGTGTTATTAACGGTTTAATATTGCCAAAACGCAGGATGATATTTAATTTTTGGGGTGATAACCAAATATCCACAATACCATGGCAAGCCATTCGGCGAATTGGTGATGAAATTGTTATCATTGATTTAAATAACGCGTACGAACGTATGTATTCAAGATAA
- the dapB gene encoding 4-hydroxy-tetrahydrodipicolinate reductase produces the protein MIRVIVCGAYGKMGREVLKAVYKDQHLSIVGAVDVNSDFADVGDIIGAGKTGVIVGNDLQTVITETKPQVMVDFTNPEAVMDNIRVAIQNGVCPVVGTTGLSETDISKVRDLCTSTKVNAIISPNFSIGAILMMKLAQEAAKYLPHVEIIEMHHDQKLDAPSGTALRTAELIAKVRGEMHQGHPAEVEKLTGARGGDVSGIRLHSVRLPGYVAHQEVIFGGLGQTLTIRHDSISRESFMPGVVLACKKVLTVDGLIYGLEHIMG, from the coding sequence TTGATTAGAGTAATCGTATGCGGTGCGTATGGAAAGATGGGCCGTGAAGTTTTGAAGGCAGTATATAAAGACCAACATTTGAGCATTGTCGGTGCGGTGGACGTCAATTCTGATTTTGCTGATGTCGGGGATATAATTGGTGCTGGAAAAACCGGGGTTATTGTGGGTAATGATCTACAAACAGTGATCACTGAGACTAAGCCGCAAGTTATGGTTGATTTTACTAATCCCGAAGCGGTAATGGATAATATTAGAGTGGCTATACAAAATGGGGTTTGTCCGGTAGTTGGGACAACCGGTTTATCAGAAACCGATATTAGTAAAGTGCGTGATTTGTGCACATCAACCAAGGTTAATGCCATAATTTCGCCTAATTTTTCCATAGGCGCTATTTTAATGATGAAGTTAGCGCAGGAAGCTGCAAAGTATCTGCCGCATGTTGAAATTATTGAAATGCATCATGACCAGAAACTTGATGCTCCATCTGGCACAGCGCTCAGGACGGCTGAATTGATTGCCAAAGTACGGGGAGAAATGCATCAAGGTCATCCTGCTGAAGTAGAAAAACTGACAGGTGCCCGTGGCGGAGATGTATCAGGCATCAGGCTGCATAGCGTACGTCTTCCTGGCTATGTTGCTCACCAAGAGGTGATTTTCGGCGGGTTGGGCCAAACATTAACCATCCGTCATGACTCGATATCGCGGGAGTCATTCATGCCAGGAGTTGTGTTGGCTTGCAAAAAAGTGCTTACCGTTGACGGTCTAATTTATGGTCTTGAGCATATAATGGGCTAA
- the asd gene encoding Aspartate-semialdehyde dehydrogenase, with protein MKKYNVAILGATGAVGQEFLKLIEERNFPFNELKLLASERSAGKTIEFMGKSYIVEAAKPESFNDVQIALFAGGSASKTLAPEAVKRGAVVIDNSSAFRMDPQVPLIVPEVNPEAIKTHKGIIANPNCSTIIMVMALKPIYDAVKIKRIVVSTYQAVSGAGKEAIDELTNQVKAVIEGRQPEANILPSASLPKHYQIAFNLLPQIDVFVEGNYTKEEMKMVNETHKILNDYEIGVTATTVRVPVYRSHSESINIELEGPLSPEEAKQLLAKFPGVIVEDNPAEMLYPMPLYTSDRDEVFVGRIRADKTVPYGLNLWVVGDQIRKGAALNAVQIAEYMIEHNLI; from the coding sequence ATGAAAAAGTATAATGTTGCAATTTTAGGGGCAACCGGAGCAGTTGGCCAGGAATTTTTAAAGCTTATTGAAGAACGGAACTTTCCGTTTAATGAGTTAAAGCTGCTGGCCTCTGAGCGATCAGCCGGTAAAACGATTGAATTTATGGGTAAAAGCTATATAGTTGAGGCAGCGAAGCCCGAATCATTTAACGATGTGCAAATTGCTTTATTTGCAGGTGGTTCGGCCAGCAAGACATTAGCGCCTGAAGCTGTCAAACGGGGAGCGGTGGTTATTGATAACTCCAGCGCCTTCCGAATGGACCCGCAAGTGCCGCTGATAGTACCTGAAGTTAATCCCGAAGCCATCAAAACACATAAAGGAATTATTGCTAATCCTAATTGTTCTACCATTATTATGGTCATGGCGTTAAAGCCTATTTATGATGCGGTTAAAATAAAGCGGATTGTTGTTTCTACTTATCAGGCAGTTTCAGGAGCCGGCAAAGAGGCAATTGATGAACTGACAAATCAAGTTAAAGCAGTAATCGAGGGCCGCCAGCCAGAAGCTAATATTTTACCTAGCGCCAGCTTACCTAAACATTATCAGATTGCTTTCAATCTTTTACCCCAAATTGACGTTTTTGTTGAAGGAAATTATACAAAAGAAGAAATGAAAATGGTAAATGAAACCCATAAAATACTCAATGATTATGAAATTGGGGTAACGGCCACAACCGTCCGGGTGCCAGTATACCGGAGCCATTCCGAGTCAATTAACATCGAACTGGAAGGTCCATTGTCTCCGGAAGAAGCAAAACAACTGTTAGCCAAGTTTCCTGGTGTCATCGTCGAAGATAATCCGGCCGAAATGTTATATCCTATGCCGCTATATACTTCTGACCGGGATGAAGTATTTGTCGGACGAATTCGTGCCGATAAAACTGTTCCTTACGGCTTGAACCTATGGGTGGTGGGTGATCAAATCCGGAAAGGCGCGGCCCTTAATGCTGTGCAGATTGCCGAGTATATGATCGAACATAATTTAATTTGA
- a CDS encoding Aspartate kinase, whose product MRIIVQKFGGTSVASPEVRELVLRKIENARDQGFNPVIVVSAMGRKGAPYATDTLIGIARSAYKDIAARELDQIMYCGEMISAVIMAGTLQAAGMDAVMLTGGYAGIVTDANFNNARILKCDPTRIIGLLKQGKVPVVCGFQGMTADGEFTTLGRGGSDTTASALGAALNAEMVEIYTDVDGIMTADPRIVDNAKILDCISYGEVCQLAHQGAKVIHPRAVEIAMQKNIPLVVKSTFSDAPGTLITNIAKEDTGGAVVLDRIATGVTYLTDIVQIKVSLDENMTSDASFKVFKTMADSGVSVDLINVHPGQIMFTISADHAERAAAELKRQGYDIEVLENCAKVSVVGGGMREVPGVMASFVEALSHNKIAILQTVDSHTSISVLVPQSDVGTAVKSLHEKFGLSN is encoded by the coding sequence ATGCGAATAATTGTCCAGAAGTTCGGGGGTACGTCAGTGGCGTCGCCCGAAGTGCGGGAACTTGTTCTGCGCAAGATTGAGAATGCGCGGGATCAAGGTTTTAATCCGGTAATTGTAGTATCAGCAATGGGGCGCAAGGGTGCTCCTTATGCTACTGATACTTTGATTGGTATCGCGCGTTCGGCGTATAAGGATATTGCCGCCCGCGAGCTTGACCAGATTATGTACTGTGGTGAGATGATTTCGGCTGTGATTATGGCCGGTACACTACAGGCCGCTGGCATGGACGCTGTAATGCTTACCGGCGGTTATGCCGGTATTGTTACCGATGCAAATTTTAATAACGCCCGTATTTTAAAATGTGATCCTACGCGGATAATAGGCTTGCTAAAACAGGGAAAAGTACCTGTTGTTTGCGGTTTTCAAGGGATGACCGCCGATGGCGAATTTACCACTTTGGGGCGGGGGGGCAGCGATACTACGGCTTCGGCGTTGGGGGCGGCACTAAATGCTGAGATGGTAGAAATATATACTGATGTAGATGGGATTATGACGGCTGATCCGAGAATTGTTGATAATGCCAAAATTCTTGATTGCATAAGCTATGGTGAAGTTTGTCAACTCGCCCATCAAGGTGCTAAGGTTATTCATCCCCGCGCAGTGGAAATTGCTATGCAAAAAAATATTCCACTGGTAGTAAAGTCGACATTCTCTGATGCTCCTGGCACACTTATCACCAATATTGCCAAAGAGGATACCGGCGGAGCGGTAGTATTAGACCGTATAGCTACGGGGGTAACATATCTAACCGATATTGTTCAGATCAAAGTCAGTCTTGATGAGAATATGACAAGTGATGCCAGCTTTAAAGTATTCAAGACTATGGCTGACAGCGGGGTTAGCGTTGATCTGATTAATGTGCACCCAGGACAAATAATGTTTACAATTAGCGCTGATCATGCTGAGCGGGCGGCTGCCGAATTAAAACGTCAGGGCTATGATATTGAAGTTTTAGAAAACTGTGCTAAAGTATCGGTAGTTGGCGGCGGAATGCGTGAAGTACCTGGGGTTATGGCAAGTTTTGTAGAAGCATTATCACACAACAAAATTGCTATCCTCCAAACAGTAGACTCTCATACCTCTATCTCGGTGCTTGTGCCACAAAGCGATGTGGGAACTGCTGTCAAGTCGCTCCATGAGAAATTTGGTTTATCAAATTAA
- the dapA_1 gene encoding 4-hydroxy-tetrahydrodipicolinate synthase, with amino-acid sequence MRNFGRILTAMVTPFNDDYSVNYTEAAKLAQYLVNNGSDGLVVAGSTGESATLTKEEKLKLFATVLEAVGDKATVIAGTGSNDTRASIELTKEAEKIGVHGAMLVGPYYNKPPQEGYYQHFKAIAESTSLPLIAYNVPGRTGSNILPTTIARLAEIENIVAVKEASGNLDQISEIIRITPNDFLVYSGDDGLTLPVLAVGGVGVISVAAHIVGKRMQEMVAAFYDGDMAKAQALHLELLPFFKVIFITTNPIPIKEAVNLIGIKAGPLRLPLVPPTAAEAEQLRKVMTSIGAL; translated from the coding sequence GTGAGAAATTTCGGACGAATTTTAACCGCTATGGTAACTCCGTTTAATGACGATTATAGCGTTAACTATACTGAAGCCGCTAAATTAGCACAATATCTTGTCAACAATGGGTCGGACGGATTAGTTGTTGCCGGCAGTACCGGTGAATCCGCAACTTTGACCAAAGAGGAAAAGTTAAAACTGTTCGCCACAGTTTTGGAAGCAGTAGGTGATAAAGCTACGGTAATTGCGGGCACAGGCTCGAATGATACCAGAGCTTCCATAGAATTAACCAAAGAAGCTGAAAAAATTGGTGTACACGGCGCTATGCTGGTAGGTCCTTATTACAATAAGCCGCCACAAGAGGGTTATTATCAGCACTTCAAAGCTATTGCCGAGTCTACATCTCTGCCACTTATCGCGTATAATGTGCCGGGACGCACCGGTTCAAACATTTTACCGACAACTATTGCCCGTTTGGCTGAAATAGAAAATATTGTGGCTGTCAAAGAGGCCAGCGGTAATCTCGATCAAATTTCTGAGATTATCCGCATTACTCCCAATGACTTTTTAGTATATAGCGGTGACGACGGATTGACACTGCCGGTACTGGCCGTGGGTGGGGTCGGAGTTATCAGCGTGGCGGCACATATTGTCGGTAAGCGCATGCAGGAGATGGTGGCCGCTTTTTATGACGGAGATATGGCCAAAGCCCAGGCTCTGCATTTGGAACTCTTGCCATTTTTTAAAGTTATTTTTATTACAACAAACCCAATACCCATTAAAGAAGCTGTTAATCTTATCGGTATAAAAGCCGGTCCGTTAAGGTTGCCGTTGGTGCCGCCTACTGCCGCTGAAGCTGAACAGCTTAGAAAGGTAATGACATCAATAGGTGCGCTATAA